A portion of the Bubalus kerabau isolate K-KA32 ecotype Philippines breed swamp buffalo chromosome 1, PCC_UOA_SB_1v2, whole genome shotgun sequence genome contains these proteins:
- the WNT8A gene encoding protein Wnt-8a: protein WRPPSKDPRHALLHSVPLILQQATTNPCLHWRLLDTHGQVWAYLTYTTSVALGAQSGIEECKFQFAWERWNCPENALQLSTHNRLRSATRETSFIHAISSAGVMYTITKNCSMGDFENCGCDESKNGKTGGHGWIWGGCSDNVEFGERISKLFVDSLEKGKDARALMNLHNNRAGRLAVRATMKRTCKCHGISGSCSIQTCWLQLANFRELGNYLKAKYEQALKIEMDKQQLRAGNSAEGHWIPTEAFLPSAEAELIFLEDSPDYCTRNSSLGIYGTEGRECLQNSRNTSRWEQCSCGRLCTECGLQVEERRTEAISSCHCKFQWCCAVKCDQCRHVVSKYYCTRSPRSARSRGKGSA, encoded by the exons tggcggcctccttcaaaagatcccaggcatgcactgctacactcagtgcccctaatcctgcagcaggccaccaccaacccttgcctccactggagactcctggacactcacgggcaagtctgg GCCTATCTGACCTATACCACCAGTGTGGCCCTGGGCGCCCAGAGTGGCATCGAGGAGTGCAAATTCCAATTTGCTTGGGAACGTTGGAACTGCCCTGAAAATGCTCTCCAGCTCTCCACTCACAACAGGCTAAGAAGTG ctaCCAGGGAGACTTCTTTCATTCACGCTATCAGCTCTGCTGGAGTCATGTACACCATTACCAAGAACTGTAGCATGGGTGACTTTGAAAACTGTGGCTGTGATGAGTCAAAAAATGGTAAAACAG GAGGCCATGGCTGGATCTGGGGAGGTTGTAGTGACAATGTTGAATTTGGGGAAAGAATCTCCAAACTCTTTGTGGACAgcctggagaaagggaaggatgCCAGAGCCCTGATGAATCTTCATAACAACAGAGCAGGCAGGCTG gCAGTGAGAGCCACCATGAAGAGAACTTGCAAATGTCACGGCATCTCAGGCAGCTGTAGCATCCAGACATGCTGGCTACAGCTAGCTAACTTCAGGGAGTTGGGCAACTACCTAAAGGCCAAGTATGAACAGGCACTGAAAATTGAGATGGATAAACAGCAGCTAAGGGCTGGGAACAGTGCCGAGGGCCACTGGATACCCACCGAGGCCTTCCTTCCTAGTGCAGAAGCTGAGCTGATCTTTTTAGAGGACTCACCTGATTACTGTACCCGCAATTCCAGCTTGGGCATCTATGGCACAGAAGGTCGGGAGTGTCTGCAGAACAGCCGCAACACATCCAGATGGGAGCAATGCAGCTGTGGGCGCCTGTGCACAGAATGTGGCCTGCAGGTGGAAGAGAGAAGAACTGAGGCTATCAGCAGCTGTCACTGCAAATTCCAGTGGTGCTGCGCTGTCAAGTGTGACCAGTGTCGGCATGTGGTGAGCAAGTACTACTGCACACGCTCCCCACGCAGTGCTCGGTCCCGGGGCAAGGGCAGTGCCTGA